CCTtttctgacaacaccacaccgaGCCAAAACAGGAGATCAGACCTTGACCACTGGATCTGAAGACCAACGCCTTGCTGATATAGCCTGTTGAAATTTGTTTATAgatctcaagagagagagagagagaatctttttaACATatttgtaattttgtgtgtgcagaatgtTCACATCGTCATTAGATTACAACTTCACACGTCCcaatgaaaggggagaatatgAAGTTGCTGAAGGAATATCTGCAACGGTCTTCAGGGCAATTCTTGTAAGTTAAGTCTGATAGAGTGACATTTCATATATTTTTGGTAGATATTGAATTCCTGCAAATATTTATTGAGTCATCAGTGACAATAAAGGTGAGGTAAGTTTGGCAATAAGATGATGAATTCAGACTGATTGACAGTGTGAAGGActgattagtatcagtatcagtagctcaaggaggtgtcactgcgttcggtcaaatccatatacgctgcaccacatctgccaagcagatgcctgaccagcagcgttatccaacacgctttgtcacttgagaaaaacaacaaaaaaaacaaaacaaaacaacaacaaaaattttaaaaaaaagaaaaaagaaagaactgaatattGTCTTGAGATCAAAGGAGAGAACGGGGGAAGTGAAATATGAATTATGACATTATTGCATTAAAAATATAACACTTTATACATCTGGTGAAACTGATAGTTTGCTTTTAAGTGTTCCCAAATCATTTGAAACTTTATGGCTTGTTAAGTATGGCTCTTACACAGGAGAGGATTTGAAGACTGGAAGCCCAGCTTTTGCAACAATAGCCATTTTCACTCTAGTTATAGTGTCTTTTGGTAAtaaatatttataatttttggtTGTGGTATTAGGTgcccccactcctttttttttccatttaattcAGCCATAAATCTATTTTCCTTTTCCGCCCTGACCTGAAGAAACCAAATCTCCACTACTGTTCTGACAGGAATTCTACAAAGGAGGCAAGATCTACTGCCCACCGTGTATGCCAGTGCAGGAGTTGAGAGAGGCCTGTGATTACCTGCTGATCCCCTTCAATTCAGAATCTGTCAAGTGCCAGAACCTGCGtatgtcatttttttcttgtgtgtgtgtgtgtgtgtgttcatattggaTGACTGCACAGTAAAATGCCTAAGGGTCATTGGGATTTGCCTTTTTGAGTGTTAGAGAAGGTGATAAATTTGAATGATGATATGGAATTCGTATATATATCACTGTGCAGTATACTATGATACTGGGTGGTTGTTGTTCTACCCAGCATGAACTGTTTGGAAAATTGACTGTATACTGTATAATCTTTCAGCAGATTGTTTATGCTTGAAATGATGTACATGATACACAGTCGATTGATGGCCTCGTGGACTTGGAAGTATATCCATTGGTTTAGGAAGGTGCTGCAGtgtgatgcatgcacacatacagacacagacacacacacacacacacacacacacacacgatgtattatatttaatactgttattttgatgtattatatttaatactgttatttatatttgcattgttgtaggttaatacttgttgatatgcatatacatattcttcttcctatgacaactcattcaacacacaccacaacctctttagacttataattttcttttcctctgatacataacatgaactttttttttttttttttattttattttttttttacactaatattatgtgcattccctttcctttatacactactttacttcTTTCCATCTAAAACAcctatagtgaatagacgttaaactgaagaaacacacacacacacacacacacagtagctccccttgaaaaacagagagaaaagttcAGTCTGTCATTTTATCTGCACATTGCCCTgatcaccttttttctttttctgtagaaCCATCCCTCTTCTTGGCTCCCCAGCAGTTAACTCAGTTGACATCCAGAATGTTAAATGTTGCAGGTGGCTTGCTCCATGAACTCTCCAATGATGGAGCGAGGCACCAGTTCGAGGAGTACTTGGAAGAGCTCATCTTGCCCCTCATGGTCAAATGTGCAAGTGTGAGTACACATGATATGATCACATGTTCTCATTCTGAACAGCTCCCTGCAGTAGTTTTCATCTGTGATAGAGACAAGATTGATGTGGGTGGGATTTttcagatttttatttatttattgatttatttatttattatcttgaCAGTACCTGTTTATTGTTCTAAGAATATATGTAGGTTCACTTTCAGATGCTCAGCTGcttgtctatttatttaatttttttgccATCTGTTAAAAAGACAGGATAAATATGGGTTGATTTATATGTTTTTAAATGATTTCAGCTATATTGTTTCAAAAAGCAGGATCAGTATGGTTAAAGAAAATGCAGATGGAACATATCCTGAGTATGGAATATTATTGGTTTTATAATTTCATCTTGCTGTTTATGCATCTGTTTGGAGTTTGGTAAATATCAAGATCCGTGCATGAATTTTACATGATAAGCAAAATATTATAGTGtttgttttgataaaaaaaaagatactataatatctctctctcgctctctctctctctgtctatatatatatatatatatggtgtttttatatatatatatatatatatatatatatatatatataaaaacacctGTTTTtgacttttgctgttgttttcatgtttgtatttttaatgagtatatgtatatttttgtttcagagaggtgacagagagTGCCATATTGTTGTGCTGACAGAAGAAGATGTCTTGGAGTGGGATGAGGAGTACCCACCTCAGATGGGGGAGGAATACACAGAGAGTCAGTAGTGTTTGCTTTGCTAATTATTCTGTTAGACTGTAttatgttagttgtttttttctttcatgtaatgtgtgtgttattttcaagGTGCAGAAAGCCCATTTTAAGTGGTCTCTAGTAttgtgtgcattttatttttgACGAGACGTCACTGCTGGCAGTGGGTTGATGATTCTGTTTCCAGTCTTGTCATTGGCTGTCCATTTCCAGGAGATGCTAGGCCACAAGTTTCTGGATTCATTGACACACTGCTGCTTTCCAAGCACAACAGTTGCCTGCTAGGATTTCCCAGCCAACCGTTATCTTGAAGTTCATTTTAATATGAATGCAAAGTGATTCCACTTCCATTCACTGGTCGAGCAAAGAGTTAGCAACtactgaaaacagagagagaagacatactCCAGCAGTATTGGATTCTGTTAGTTTCTTGACTCAGtacatatttttgtttgtgtgaggtGCTGACCACTTTTCTatccttttgttttttcctggcCCTCTGGTCTGAGGAAACCACTTATTGCTCTGGGTTCTGTTCAATTTGTAAAGTGCTTGCCAGTGGTTCTTGCCAGAGAAAACTTGAACCCAGCTTCAAACTTAGTGCTTTACTTGGCCATCACAGAATGAGTATTCTACAGTGaggattttttctcttttcaagTATAACCAGACTGCACTTCATTTCATTGATTTTCTATTATTGAccctttattattttaattttatttttttgtacaggTTTTCTGTTCAGATGATAATGGAAGAGAATTCATTGGTTGTAGCTTGTTTCTTCATTAGCACTGCTTTACTCAAAGGGGCTTTCTCTACGGTCACTTAAAGATTTTATAAGTAAATCAAActtgtttttaaacaaacaaaaaaatgctatTACAAGCTGCCTAGTTTGCctgatgtgtgtgctgatgcctggttgtgtgtgttgcagtcatcAACAGCACGCGACTGTACAGGTTCTGTCGCTACATAGAAAACAGAACAGTGGCCAAACAGGTGCTCAAGGAGAGAGGACTCAAGAAAATACGGCTTGGCATTGAAGGTAAAGGAACATTGCAGTACGCCATGCTTTGTCGATAGTGAACAGTTCAAGCATGTCATTCTGAAGAATGACTCATATGAGTGTGTGTAAACATCTTCATATGAGtgtttgtatcagtatcagtagctcaaggaggcgtcattgcgtttgcacaaatccttatacgctacaccacatctgccaagcagatgcctgaccagcagcataacccaacacgcttagtcaggccttgagaaaaaagaaaaaaaaaaaaaaagaggtaaaaaatatatatatataaaaattatgatgatgataatgataataatcatgataataacaataacaataatcataataaataaaaataaaataataagatgataatggtaataaatgaacaaacaagcaaataaatgtaaaacatacagcctacacacacacacacacacacacacacacacacacatgagcgcaccCGCACATGCACAGAGCTGTCCTGACGTGTACACTTgcactcgcgcacgcatacacgcacacaaacacagacgcgcgcgcgcacacacacacacacacacagagtctgccactgattggctgcaagaggggtgggaaaagattctctgatgccaggaatgtGACGTCTAGCGTGTTTGTAAACATTTGCATATTTATGAATGTCGCTGTTTGTTGAGAATGcaggagagaaaatgagagaatatTAGCAacattttttatatacatatcttTGATTCTTTGATAGATATTGTTGTGAATGGAGTGAAAGTAACTGCTATTGCTTTATCaataaaaatgtttttcttcaaagaaaatACCAACTTCTTAACCTTTACATCATGTGTTGAGTATTTTGCCATCCAAATATTAGTGTTATATTGGTATGTGTTCTCAGGGCTAATGATTTTGGGGTTAGTGAATTGAAGATTTGAAGCTCAGGCACTTGAAATGAATTTTATGTTTCAGGGTATCCAACATACAAGGAGAAAATCAAAAGAAGGCCTGGTGGAAGAGCAGAAGGTAAGTTGTTCTGCAAGGACATGTGATTGGGACAATCTTGTCTTTGCATTACAAGAAAAAGGCAAGACAAACCAAGAAGTTTAAATCCACAGGGGGTACATGAAAGTGTAAGACGTGAAAGTGCATGTCAAATTTCAGTCACCAAGTGTAAAACTAAAAGTAGTAAACAACATATTACACAAacatgaaaagaaggaaaaatgtcTATGCAGCGTTACAGCTTGGCACTTGCGAGCaaggatgttttaattctttaacTCTCTTATGAAAATTATAGCCCCTTACCACTCAGTCTCTCACAATTATTAAAGCTTTTTTcatgttcctacatatgcataaaccataAGAAAGCAAACTgactttcactacacatactttaccgtgacccactagtgcagactccggcagtgagtccgattcctgtcctgtgcaaactactatccacctatgcggagaaaacgaaaacaacagtatttctggatgtgttgtGTCCACACGTATTTGGAGGAAAAGCAGTATGTGTTGTGCATTTTGTCCACATCAGTATGGCCTGGAAGCCTGTCAAGGCTGTAAATTCAccaggattgaatgggttaatgtCAGATCTGCCCACTGCCACGTGTTGAGCGCGATTGCAATGCTTGAGAACCGAAAACTGCTCCAAAATTCATTTCCATACTAGACTTGGATGAAAGATCACTAAATATTTTCTTTaatttcagtttttattttatttgttttaattctCATCAAACGGTCTTCACATTACCATTTCACATATTTATGTTTGTTGCAGATAACAGAATACCTCTCATTGTGGTTTTGAAAGACAGAAGTTTGCCTGACACAGCTCTTGTTTTGATCTAGTAACTGATGCCTGCTATTCAGTCATCAAGCATCAGCCAGTACACCCCTTACTGTGCTGCTTTTAGAAGATCTGAACAGAAAAGTAATGCAGGGGAAGCATGAGCTTATTTGCTTTGTCTTACAGTTGTATTCATTGCATCCAGCACACTTGTTCGTACAAACCTCAGCAGTTCTTGACATAGTTTTCTTTCACATTATATggatacacatatacaaacacacacaaataaacatgcacacacaaacacactctgggAAGGTGTTGCAGGAAAATGAAGTTGGCAATCTTTGCCAAGACAGGAGGTCTTGATTAGTGACATGTAGTTGCAGAGCATGTCTGAAACTCTGTCAGTCCACTGCCAAAGTTGTCTTCCTCGGGCTCTGAAGCCTGAGTGCTTGATGTTTTAGTCTTGCAGGTGACTGGCATTGTTGTTAGGTGACCAAACCACTTTGTTGGTGCTGTATGCACTGATTGATAGATCAGTTGTAGCTCCAAACCATCTTTATGATGTCGCCGTTTCTGACCCAGTCCCTTCAGGTTTTTGCCAGTGGCTCGATGGAGACATCTCATCTCGCAAGTTGTGAGTTTGTGCTCCAGGGCTATGTTTAGACTCTATGTCTGGCACTGATAGGTCAGGTGGGACTGAAGACCGAGTTGATGAGTTTGGCTTTGGTTTCCATGATGACCGGGTGCTTGTTGATAGCTGACAGAGTTTGCCTTCTGGACACTAGTCTCTATTTCATGTCCATGTATTTGTTGACAGTGATCTACAGCTACGTCCAGAGGCCTTTCATGCATGTCTTGGGAAAAGGAGGAGGCATAGAGTCTGTTGAGCAAACTAATATTGTAGCCCTTTATTTGTTCACAGTGATCTACAACTACATCCAGAGGCCCTTTTTGTGCTTGTCCAGGGTAAAAAAGATGAGGGGAAGAGTCTGTTGGTCAAACTCCGAATGTGGCCCTTTTATTTATTCACAGTGATCAACAGCTACATCCAGAGGCCCTTTgggtagaggaggaggtgaagagtgTTGGTCAGTCCCCTCATGTGGCCCCTTTACTTGTTCACAGTGATCTACAGCTACGTCCAGAGGCCTTTCCTGCGCATGTCCTGGGAAAAGGAGGAGGCAAAGAGCCGGCACGTGGACTTCCAGTGCGTGCGCAGCAAGTCCATCACCAACCTGTCAACGACAGGCAGCGAGGCCGGTCTGCACAATGACCACCCCCAGCCCATCGTGGAGCAGGCCCAGGATGGAACCATCAACGTCATCCCTCCGCAGCCATCTCCCTCCGAGCCGTACCCAGAGGTGCAGCTTCCCCCGGACGTTGACTGAAGCCTggggtctgcctgcctgccttgtgCTGCATCAGGTCGTTTTGGTGTTTTCCCCATCTGGCTTGGAGCTGTCTCTCTGATGACCTGTCTTGTCTCTTTGTCAGGCTTCTGGCAGGCTTAACCACCATTTGTactcatcattgtttttttatttttttattttatttttttttcaatttctgcaTATGTACTGCTTTTGAATTGGGTTCAGAATGAGTGACCTTCATTGACAATGAAAAAGGTGAAATAAGAAACGAAAATAGAGAAtcctctgtccttgtgtcttccACGTAAATTTATTTGCTgtagcttgattttttttttttttttttttttttttacagcttgatTCTGATCACAGGGCATATATTTCTCATGTAGAAGTATTAGCTTTTAGTTGACACATCCCTTCAGTTTAGGGTTGCTGTGTAAaatgtgtttcttttcctttgtatgACAAACATCACTTTGCAGAGGACTTGCAATTGATAGGTCTTGGATGATTTTGTTTCTGCAAAGCACCAAACTCTTACTATGGGTTTCAAGATCTTTAACTTGTGTGTTGTttcgtatcatattgtgttgtattgtgttgtgttgcattgtatcttACTTCTTATCACAACAAATTCTGCGTATCTTTTGAGAGTAAGGAAATTGGGGAAAATGGCCACCCGTTACACATCCGGCATTGTCAGGATCGATATCTGAGAATTCGGAATGAAACTGTGATGGTCAGACCATCAGCTGTTGTGCCCTGTGCTCAAGAAGGCCATGTCAGTTGGTACTTCCTCAATGCTTTCACAAATACTGTGTATCGGCTGATATGGTCCAATGCCATGTATTGGATTTTTCAAAAGTATAAGCAGATGACAGTTGCCCAACAGAAAGCCTTGTGTTGTCACTTTCAATAACTTGCACGATGGCAAAAAGTAAATTTGGATTAATTGTTGATGTCTGAATtctgttttgtttagtttgtagTTACATGGTCTTGCCTTGTGTACAgtctgtattgtgttttgttgtatgtaGGAAACTTGAGTAATGCAGCCTGTGTGATGAAAGAAAAAGACTATATCCTATACCTTGTATAGATAAATTTGTATTTTTCTATAAACCACAACTTTTATATGATATGCTGGATTTGAGTCATTGGAAATAGTTGGAGTATCTAATCCAAACAATGTTGAAAATATGTGATATTCAAGTAGATGCCGCTTTCATGCAGTTAAGTAGCAATAAGTAGACAACCCTTCCTCCACTAACCTCTTCCCTAAACTGCCTTCTCAATACTTCTGCTCATTTTCACTTGACATGAACATTGAACGCtgaaatgtgaacattattttccaAGACCTGGACGTATATTCCAAGAACAAGTGTGGCTTAAACGTAATTTGcattgggggagggtggaggaggggttgaATAGACAAGGAAAATGAATTAGGTTCTGCTTTTAAGGCTGATGTATTTCCGCTGTGaaattaaaggttaaaggtttAGTGGTGTTCAAAGTTGGTGGTGTTCATATACTCTATTATTACTCAGAAAGTAGTTGTTTGCATTGCTGAGGAAAACCTTTTTTGGTCTTGAGTGAGTTCAGTTGGTTTTACAGACTCTCACATTCCTTTGCTGCCTTTTTTGTTCTATTCTggggctttttgtttgtgtttaattatttccttttccttcttgatTTTTCAGATCAATTCCATCGTCCTAGTCTAGCTGATCTGTATTATTTGCTTTTGCCTTTTGAACTTTAAGTACATTGTCAGTTTGTATCATTATGTATTGGTAAACTTCTGTTTCTTGTGATATATACATGAACGTTGCATTTTTTCCTCATGTACTTAATAGGAAACCATTGATGGATACACAATAcagtaattttctttctttcttctttctttcttttttttttaaatttattattttatttttttatttttagaaattaCTTATTGGAATCTGGTAGAGGTCAGTTCTTTGTGTTcaggttgatttttttaaatctttgtttttgtgttttcttcacTGTCCTCAGTACCTTCTGTTAACAAGCAGACCCCTTTCTCCACTTTCCTCCCCCTTCcaaacctcccacctcccctggTTCACAGCCCTCACTGAAGCTTTGTCAAACTGTCGGCCTTCACTGAACATTATCTTGAGATATTTCTTTGAAGTTGAAAGGTAAACAAACCCACAGCGATGTTA
The window above is part of the Babylonia areolata isolate BAREFJ2019XMU chromosome 23, ASM4173473v1, whole genome shotgun sequence genome. Proteins encoded here:
- the LOC143298164 gene encoding BTB/POZ domain-containing protein KCTD20-like translates to MAHRRRHHIRDRQREYDHYSSDTEEYSEAEDHHSKKTCIKRTSSIGPPRSKPCLVNRTRSLSLDNTSSNEDCGPEGSHHHPHNPHHHQASQLPASVASAIARAAAATSNFRDTENASRNASVDANENRSHDLDLRPARHFHLSHAMAHAACRGDHCKALEWTEPIVCSSPRLPPSTGKLTLVVDDTRFLVDADLLKAHPETMLGRMFTSSLDYNFTRPNERGEYEVAEGISATVFRAILEFYKGGKIYCPPCMPVQELREACDYLLIPFNSESVKCQNLRGLLHELSNDGARHQFEEYLEELILPLMVKCASRGDRECHIVVLTEEDVLEWDEEYPPQMGEEYTEIINSTRLYRFCRYIENRTVAKQVLKERGLKKIRLGIEGYPTYKEKIKRRPGGRAEVIYSYVQRPFLRMSWEKEEAKSRHVDFQCVRSKSITNLSTTGSEAGLHNDHPQPIVEQAQDGTINVIPPQPSPSEPYPEVQLPPDVD